A part of Paenibacillus donghaensis genomic DNA contains:
- a CDS encoding DUF3502 domain-containing protein, with protein MLKKICAFVLLVAMIVALTACTGKNNSNVSIEEVSDLAPGVPKDPAKLKIVYYGEESGRMSDFLANEVKELVKKELNAELELEYLPWSEYGTGKTDMMLASGEDFASYTDIAMISKKVAKGFYTDLTPYVDQYAPDLKNNVESLSFDAFKLEGKQYAIPVGNKPNAGEFYSILVRQDLLEEVGMKDITSLDDLEKFYELVIVKHPEMIGFAETGLQYALSYTYSDKNLMWLDTRVVSDASANDDKLWSWYESPEYKAYSDIMHRWYQKGIIPKYAPTNPNQLMADWQAGKAMWKAGNALMPIENYQSIVKAVPTAKLANYFMGRGDRPLISRGTYSTAYFVSANAKNPERYVMFFNLLQKNQELYDLFTYGVKDKDYSTDENGRVERISTDPLFDDWMLMNVNFMRFSKDVPDEFIESYKHWNDGSILKKDIGFVFNVEPVKTEAAKISAVETELINPIGSGFVSYEEHFPNALKKLKEAGIDKYMEEYQKQFTAWYAAKSK; from the coding sequence ATGTTAAAAAAAATATGTGCATTTGTTTTACTCGTTGCGATGATCGTTGCGCTAACAGCCTGTACCGGTAAGAATAACAGTAACGTTTCTATAGAGGAAGTATCGGATCTTGCTCCAGGTGTGCCGAAGGATCCCGCTAAATTGAAAATTGTGTACTACGGTGAGGAATCGGGTAGAATGAGTGATTTTCTCGCAAACGAAGTTAAGGAACTCGTCAAAAAAGAGCTTAATGCTGAATTGGAACTGGAGTATCTGCCTTGGAGTGAATATGGAACAGGCAAAACGGACATGATGCTTGCCTCCGGTGAAGATTTTGCCTCTTACACAGATATAGCTATGATAAGCAAAAAAGTGGCTAAGGGATTCTATACGGATTTGACTCCGTATGTTGATCAATATGCTCCCGACCTAAAGAACAACGTGGAATCTTTGTCTTTTGACGCCTTTAAATTAGAGGGCAAACAGTATGCAATTCCGGTGGGCAACAAGCCCAATGCCGGTGAATTTTATTCCATACTTGTCAGACAGGATTTGCTTGAAGAAGTTGGTATGAAAGATATTACTTCATTAGATGATTTGGAAAAGTTCTATGAGTTAGTTATTGTGAAGCATCCGGAGATGATCGGCTTTGCTGAAACAGGTCTGCAGTATGCCCTCAGCTATACGTATTCTGACAAAAATTTGATGTGGCTGGATACGCGGGTTGTCTCTGATGCTTCCGCAAATGACGATAAGCTGTGGAGCTGGTACGAGTCTCCTGAGTACAAAGCTTACAGTGATATTATGCATCGATGGTATCAGAAGGGGATCATCCCCAAATATGCGCCGACAAATCCTAATCAGTTGATGGCGGATTGGCAAGCGGGTAAAGCCATGTGGAAAGCCGGAAATGCTCTGATGCCGATTGAAAACTACCAAAGTATAGTTAAAGCGGTGCCAACCGCAAAGCTTGCAAATTATTTTATGGGAAGAGGAGACCGTCCGCTAATTAGCCGGGGAACTTATAGTACGGCCTACTTCGTATCGGCAAACGCTAAAAATCCTGAACGATACGTCATGTTCTTTAACCTGCTTCAAAAAAATCAGGAATTATATGATCTGTTTACCTATGGGGTTAAGGATAAGGATTACTCCACAGACGAGAATGGAAGAGTAGAGCGTATTAGTACTGATCCTTTATTTGATGATTGGATGCTAATGAATGTTAACTTTATGCGGTTTAGCAAAGACGTTCCTGATGAATTTATAGAGTCCTATAAACATTGGAACGATGGATCGATCCTGAAGAAAGATATCGGGTTTGTATTTAACGTAGAGCCGGTTAAAACAGAAGCTGCTAAGATCAGTGCGGTTGAAACAGAATTGATTAACCCGATCGGGTCAGGTTTCGTAAGTTATGAGGAGCATTTCCCGAATGCTTTAAAGAAGTTGAAAGAGGCGGGTATCGACAAATACATGGAGGAGTATCAAAAACAGTTTACGGCCTGGTATGCCGCGAAGAGCAAGTAA
- a CDS encoding glycoside hydrolase family 43 protein: MKYNNPVISGFYPDPSVCRVGGDYYLVNSSFAYFPGIPIWHSKDLMHWRQIGYCLTRENQLPLEKSVVSGGVWAPTLRYHNGMFYMVTTNEDYGGHFYVWTNDPAGEWSDPIFVDQEGIDPSLFFDEDGKVYFTSTGNESGMGIYQCEIDIINGTKRSESRLIWTGTGGKFPEGPHLYKRDGYYYLMCAEGGTEYGHMETIARGTTPYGPFETGPRNPILSHRSLGHPIQATGHADLVEAHDGSWWAVFLGIRPVGYPNRHHLGRETFLAPVRWSEDGWPMIGNNGTVELEIEADTLPTMLWDNAPETDHFDEPDLKMHWNFLRSGQKVVWSLIERTGWLALHGCSVRLCERGTPAMIARRQQQWACDVSVRMEYNPEEGDEAGLTVFMDDRHHFEIGLTRIEGNQVVTLKRQVGSIQDEKCSLPFEGTVINLRIKAFPEKYMFYYEGADREWNLLGEAETYLVSTEVAGGFTGVFFGMYNYSANGTTAYFDWFHYK, encoded by the coding sequence TTGAAATACAACAATCCAGTTATTTCGGGTTTTTATCCAGATCCAAGTGTTTGCAGAGTAGGGGGAGATTATTATCTAGTGAATAGCTCCTTTGCATATTTCCCAGGAATACCAATCTGGCACAGCAAGGATCTTATGCATTGGCGCCAAATCGGCTATTGTCTGACACGTGAAAACCAGCTTCCATTAGAGAAGTCAGTGGTATCTGGTGGAGTATGGGCTCCGACTCTCCGTTATCACAACGGGATGTTCTACATGGTAACGACGAATGAAGACTACGGTGGCCACTTTTATGTCTGGACAAATGATCCAGCAGGCGAATGGTCGGATCCAATTTTTGTTGATCAAGAGGGAATTGACCCTTCGTTGTTTTTTGATGAGGATGGCAAAGTGTACTTTACAAGCACGGGTAACGAATCAGGAATGGGGATCTATCAGTGTGAGATTGACATTATAAACGGAACAAAACGAAGTGAATCGCGGTTAATATGGACTGGGACAGGAGGCAAGTTCCCGGAAGGACCACATCTTTACAAACGAGACGGTTATTATTATTTGATGTGTGCGGAAGGAGGAACAGAATATGGCCACATGGAAACCATTGCAAGAGGGACAACACCTTATGGTCCGTTTGAGACTGGGCCTCGCAATCCGATTTTGTCGCACCGAAGTCTAGGCCATCCGATACAAGCTACAGGCCATGCAGATTTAGTCGAAGCACACGATGGCAGCTGGTGGGCAGTATTCCTTGGAATCCGCCCGGTAGGTTATCCTAACCGTCATCATCTGGGCAGAGAAACGTTCCTGGCTCCGGTTCGTTGGAGTGAAGATGGATGGCCGATGATTGGGAATAACGGAACTGTGGAATTAGAGATAGAGGCAGACACACTACCGACGATGTTATGGGATAATGCTCCAGAAACAGATCATTTTGATGAGCCGGACTTAAAGATGCACTGGAACTTCCTTCGCAGCGGCCAAAAGGTAGTTTGGTCTCTAATTGAACGGACAGGTTGGTTGGCATTACATGGATGCAGCGTTCGACTCTGTGAAAGAGGAACACCTGCAATGATTGCCCGGAGACAGCAGCAATGGGCTTGTGATGTTTCCGTTAGAATGGAATATAATCCCGAAGAAGGCGACGAAGCGGGACTTACTGTTTTTATGGATGATAGGCATCATTTTGAGATCGGATTGACTCGGATTGAGGGCAACCAAGTGGTTACACTGAAAAGACAGGTTGGAAGTATACAGGATGAGAAGTGTTCGCTACCTTTTGAAGGGACAGTCATTAACCTAAGAATTAAGGCATTTCCTGAAAAGTATATGTTCTATTATGAAGGGGCGGACCGAGAATGGAACCTGCTTGGTGAAGCTGAAACCTATTTGGTATCGACTGAAGTGGCTGGCGGATTTACAGGGGTATTTTTTGGAATGTATAATTATTCTGCAAACGGAACAACGGCTTATTTCGATTGGTTCCATTATAAGTGA
- a CDS encoding ATP-binding cassette domain-containing protein codes for MEAIRATGLCKRYGTKNVVDNLDIVVPKGAIYGFIGRNGSGKSTTQKMVCGLIQPSAGEIQLFGKPVLDTQVRSKIGTLIEQPGVYPNMSAYENLVLQGLSIGVHHPRKKAVESLELVGLGKSARKKAKNLSLGMKQRLGIAIAMLGQPELLVLDEPINGLDPEGIMDLRQVIARLNQELGITIFISSHILGELSKIATHYGIIKEGKLIQQISSQELADNRRDFLYVKVPNNREAAALIMEQLHPEECTISPNDEIHIFGLKDTAAVNKLLSINGFSVQEIFLHQQDLEEYFLNLMGGDCSA; via the coding sequence ATGGAAGCTATACGAGCAACCGGTTTATGCAAGCGGTATGGTACAAAAAATGTAGTAGATAATCTAGACATTGTTGTTCCCAAGGGAGCCATCTATGGCTTCATTGGCCGGAACGGATCCGGAAAGTCTACCACACAGAAGATGGTTTGTGGTTTAATTCAACCCTCTGCGGGTGAAATCCAACTATTCGGAAAGCCTGTACTTGATACACAGGTACGCAGCAAGATTGGAACGTTAATTGAGCAGCCCGGAGTATATCCGAACATGTCGGCATATGAGAATCTTGTCCTGCAGGGACTCAGCATTGGAGTCCATCATCCCAGAAAGAAAGCTGTAGAAAGTCTGGAACTCGTAGGACTTGGCAAGTCGGCGAGAAAAAAAGCGAAAAATTTGTCTCTTGGCATGAAGCAGAGGCTCGGTATCGCAATCGCTATGCTTGGCCAACCGGAATTATTAGTCCTTGATGAACCGATAAATGGTCTTGATCCGGAAGGGATCATGGATCTGAGACAGGTCATTGCCAGATTGAATCAAGAATTGGGTATAACGATCTTCATTAGTTCGCATATTCTTGGTGAGCTTAGTAAAATCGCAACACATTACGGCATTATCAAAGAAGGAAAGCTCATCCAACAGATCTCCTCCCAGGAGTTAGCTGATAACCGCCGCGATTTCCTGTATGTTAAAGTGCCAAATAACAGAGAAGCAGCGGCACTGATTATGGAACAGCTACACCCGGAAGAATGTACGATTAGCCCGAATGATGAAATACACATATTTGGTTTGAAGGATACCGCTGCTGTTAACAAGCTACTCTCCATAAACGGCTTCTCGGTACAGGAAATCTTTCTTCATCAGCAAGACCTGGAAGAATATTTTCTTAACCTGATGGGGGGCGATTGTAGTGCGTAA
- a CDS encoding carbohydrate ABC transporter permease yields MMSETFRDRVVLSLMKFLLFALAIVCLLPIVLAISASFSSETAIAMNGFSLWPRDPTLETYRFILSDKLGVIAKAYGVTIFVTLVGTIISVAVTTCYAYAISVNHFKNGNRLAFFAYFTILFNGGMLPWYILTTKYYHLNDTLTGLFVPYLMNVFFMYLQRNYFKSIPAEITESAQIDGAGYFRIFLTIMVPLSKVSLVTISLFYAVQYWNDFYLPLMLTSDKDLYTLQYMIYNMLSNIAYLATSSDKSMLTNANLVPPLETAKMAMTCLTIGPIVLLFPFLQKYFVKGILIGSVKG; encoded by the coding sequence ATGATGAGCGAAACGTTCAGGGATAGAGTTGTACTATCATTAATGAAATTTTTGTTATTTGCACTTGCAATTGTATGCTTACTGCCGATTGTACTTGCTATATCTGCATCGTTTTCAAGCGAGACAGCTATCGCCATGAATGGTTTTTCTTTATGGCCAAGGGATCCAACCCTGGAAACCTATCGTTTTATATTGTCGGATAAGCTAGGAGTTATTGCAAAGGCATACGGTGTCACCATTTTCGTTACTCTTGTAGGAACTATAATTTCAGTAGCCGTCACCACCTGCTATGCCTATGCAATATCGGTTAATCATTTTAAAAACGGCAACAGACTGGCTTTCTTCGCATACTTTACTATCTTGTTTAACGGGGGCATGTTGCCCTGGTATATCTTGACCACCAAGTACTATCATCTGAACGATACACTGACCGGATTATTTGTTCCTTATTTAATGAATGTGTTCTTCATGTACTTACAGCGGAACTATTTCAAGTCGATTCCAGCAGAAATCACTGAATCTGCGCAAATCGATGGTGCAGGATATTTTAGGATCTTTTTAACAATCATGGTACCTCTATCGAAGGTAAGTCTTGTGACCATTAGTTTATTCTATGCGGTCCAATACTGGAATGATTTTTACCTTCCGCTCATGCTTACAAGTGATAAAGATTTATATACGCTCCAATACATGATTTACAACATGTTATCAAACATTGCGTATTTAGCCACCAGCTCGGATAAGAGTATGCTGACAAACGCTAATCTCGTACCACCTTTAGAAACGGCGAAAATGGCGATGACCTGTTTGACTATAGGTCCAATTGTGCTGCTTTTCCCATTTTTGCAGAAGTATTTTGTGAAAGGCATATTGATTGGATCTGTGAAAGGGTAA
- a CDS encoding SDR family NAD(P)-dependent oxidoreductase, whose protein sequence is MAIVTGILEGKVALITSAGNDLGYVLAQMFIGEGAKVIAVDNSREALSQWGDMDNVIPMLADITKMEDIERMICEAECHFGRLDSLCNIAGTKDTGYPLDATDNSRGEHILGIDLETLFQICHRAIPTMIRGGGGSVVNIGSYTPLRGNYSSSYTTAKAGLVGLTKSIAYGYGKQGIRCNIIHPRRTYTNPNEILNGYYHPVGQTSSKIIDSLSLNGPGQAEDIARKCLFLCCDYSKQINGTELTIDEDNTKRQYS, encoded by the coding sequence ATGGCTATTGTAACTGGCATACTTGAGGGCAAAGTTGCGCTAATCACAAGTGCAGGTAATGATCTAGGCTATGTGCTTGCACAGATGTTTATAGGGGAAGGTGCCAAAGTCATCGCTGTAGATAATTCTAGAGAGGCGCTATCGCAGTGGGGAGATATGGACAATGTAATTCCTATGCTTGCTGATATCACCAAAATGGAAGATATTGAGCGCATGATCTGTGAGGCTGAGTGCCATTTCGGTCGACTGGATTCTTTATGTAATATTGCGGGAACCAAAGATACGGGCTATCCGCTTGATGCAACTGATAACAGCCGAGGAGAGCATATCTTAGGTATTGATCTGGAGACTCTTTTCCAAATCTGCCATAGAGCGATACCAACGATGATCAGAGGTGGCGGCGGATCTGTAGTGAACATCGGTTCCTATACGCCGCTACGAGGAAACTATAGTTCCAGTTATACTACAGCAAAAGCCGGACTTGTAGGTTTAACCAAAAGCATTGCTTATGGATACGGCAAGCAAGGAATTCGCTGTAATATTATTCATCCAAGGAGAACCTACACGAACCCCAACGAGATTTTAAACGGCTATTATCATCCGGTAGGTCAGACATCGTCTAAGATTATCGATTCTCTCTCCCTAAATGGACCTGGTCAAGCTGAGGACATTGCCAGAAAATGTTTGTTCTTATGCTGTGATTACTCCAAGCAAATTAACGGCACAGAATTAACGATAGACGAGGACAACACAAAACGACAGTATTCATGA
- a CDS encoding AraC family transcriptional regulator produces MGKGVALIHKFKKRDIIKKRSLYYQFFLSLLLVSLCSVMILTIFYFYWFQAKAISSREKINKSTLLNTESVFESYVEFAQNYAMELYNNPDIEATILSGNIDWSERLQTSVEQINRNLRINKYINAVYIFNHDGLVFNVENKPVTDEAKASMFQYIQRTGVKNSPVFWELKARSNGEDLNTMTVFFRDYIKGDIFDGVAVNVHLNELQHRIFSRQTVGWQSLFILDSKGNVIMQGGSSQVVQARAVHAALEGKLSPDITYDSFTSIIDGEDYIFSYAAIRNGKYYIVLKEASNLSMSEFIKTRNIMLSLCAALVLVITAVSMQLSYRLYRPIGHMFLSIRKLADHLVDKNVNRNELESIDDTIANVELRISALGQEIDSNTVIKFLISPTEGSEKLPGDLLERSGIIRAAGVPYCVILLRIHQYKAWIDGVDADTVIYRMNSICTVLSDGLEGTVYCSSLQTTEGHIALIVSELCGGVPLYDIDLVAIIADKQNNINEAFRLNFVGGISSISDNESELKIKYNEALDLLKFRIVYDINTIIQADILRYTIQSNIPDDVIDAVVDAVKKGDLVQYQASLNQMFQISHEYTISVIVKAFSRLIAAIEQIMNDVIVGKTPTQHINLLDIYNRVCNLDCYDDLRSWIDELFSSTSEVILNATTKKTLNIITDAIDYVNSHYHDPQLSVQNMAVKLTISIPYFSKLFNDYTGSSFPDYVNNIRLERAMELLIKERSLEIGEVAGRVGYNSSTYFTTLFKKKFGVTPSKYRLMNMLEK; encoded by the coding sequence ATGGGTAAAGGGGTTGCATTAATCCATAAGTTTAAAAAACGAGATATAATAAAAAAGCGTTCGTTATATTACCAATTTTTTCTCAGCTTGCTGTTAGTTTCTCTCTGCTCTGTAATGATATTGACCATCTTTTACTTCTACTGGTTCCAGGCAAAAGCTATATCTAGTAGAGAGAAAATTAATAAATCCACACTGCTTAATACCGAGAGTGTATTCGAGAGCTATGTGGAATTTGCACAGAACTATGCTATGGAACTATACAATAACCCTGATATTGAGGCCACAATTCTCTCAGGTAATATCGATTGGAGTGAAAGGTTACAGACTTCTGTAGAGCAAATTAATCGCAATCTTCGAATCAATAAATATATCAACGCAGTTTATATTTTTAATCACGACGGTCTTGTTTTTAATGTGGAAAATAAACCGGTGACAGATGAAGCAAAAGCAAGCATGTTTCAGTACATTCAAAGGACAGGCGTGAAGAATTCCCCTGTTTTTTGGGAGCTAAAAGCTCGTTCAAATGGTGAAGATTTGAATACAATGACTGTCTTTTTCAGGGATTATATAAAGGGCGATATTTTTGATGGGGTTGCCGTAAATGTTCATCTAAACGAGTTGCAGCACAGAATATTTTCCCGGCAAACTGTTGGCTGGCAAAGCCTCTTTATTCTTGATAGTAAGGGGAATGTCATCATGCAAGGAGGGTCCTCCCAGGTTGTGCAAGCGAGAGCCGTACATGCAGCGTTGGAAGGAAAGCTTTCACCGGATATAACATATGATTCCTTTACGTCAATAATTGATGGGGAAGATTATATATTTTCCTATGCCGCGATAAGGAATGGAAAATATTATATTGTTTTGAAAGAAGCCTCCAACCTTTCTATGAGTGAGTTTATAAAGACAAGAAATATTATGCTTTCATTATGCGCAGCACTGGTTCTGGTTATAACAGCTGTGTCCATGCAGCTCTCGTACCGACTCTATCGGCCGATTGGGCATATGTTTCTAAGCATTCGGAAACTGGCCGATCACCTTGTGGATAAGAATGTGAACCGGAATGAATTAGAATCCATAGATGATACGATAGCTAATGTTGAGTTACGCATTAGCGCTCTTGGGCAGGAGATCGACAGCAATACGGTTATAAAATTTTTGATTTCGCCTACTGAAGGTAGTGAAAAGCTGCCGGGAGACCTCCTGGAAAGGAGTGGGATAATCCGTGCCGCAGGGGTACCCTATTGTGTAATTCTGTTGCGAATTCATCAGTATAAAGCTTGGATAGACGGAGTAGATGCGGATACAGTTATTTATAGAATGAATTCTATATGTACTGTACTCAGCGATGGTCTTGAGGGAACAGTATATTGCTCTTCCTTACAGACAACAGAAGGTCATATTGCACTCATTGTAAGTGAACTGTGTGGAGGAGTTCCACTGTATGATATAGACCTGGTGGCTATCATAGCGGACAAACAGAATAATATAAATGAAGCATTCCGGTTAAATTTTGTGGGCGGAATCAGTTCGATATCTGACAACGAAAGTGAATTGAAGATCAAATACAACGAGGCGCTTGATCTTTTGAAATTTCGAATCGTGTACGATATAAATACAATCATTCAGGCGGATATTTTAAGGTATACCATACAGAGTAACATTCCGGATGATGTTATTGATGCGGTAGTGGATGCTGTGAAAAAAGGGGATTTGGTGCAATATCAAGCTTCTCTCAATCAGATGTTCCAGATAAGCCATGAGTATACTATTTCTGTAATTGTTAAAGCATTTTCCAGGTTAATCGCAGCCATAGAACAGATCATGAATGATGTAATAGTCGGAAAAACGCCTACGCAGCATATAAATTTGCTTGATATTTACAATCGAGTTTGCAATCTGGATTGCTATGACGATTTACGTAGCTGGATAGATGAATTGTTCAGCAGTACATCCGAAGTCATTCTAAATGCAACTACAAAGAAGACGCTTAACATTATTACCGATGCCATTGATTATGTGAACTCACATTATCATGATCCACAACTTTCAGTCCAAAATATGGCAGTCAAACTGACGATAAGCATACCTTATTTCAGTAAACTGTTCAATGACTATACTGGCAGTAGCTTCCCTGATTATGTCAATAACATAAGACTAGAGCGGGCCATGGAACTTCTTATTAAAGAAAGAAGCTTAGAAATAGGAGAGGTTGCTGGTCGGGTTGGGTATAATAGCAGCACATATTTCACAACATTATTTAAGAAGAAATTCGGAGTTACACCTTCAAAATATCGATTAATGAATATGTTAGAAAAGTAG
- a CDS encoding DHA2 family efflux MFS transporter permease subunit, with amino-acid sequence MIFGAFLATLNQTVMGVAMPELMNNFNITAATAQWLTTGYLLVNGVLIPITAYLMQRFTTRQLFQTSMFIFLAGTIVAAIAGSFPVLLSGRLIQATGAGIIMPLLINVILTLFPPQKRGAAMGMVGLAIIFAPAIGPTLAGYILEHYSWETMFYGIIPPTILVIVCGFIYLKNVSERSYPKLDVISVALSTIGFGALLYGFSRAGSVGWSSTVVLLSLGSGILSLGLFVWRQLASQNPLLDLRAFKYNMFSLTIVINIAVTIVMYADMILLPLYLQNARGYSAMESGLFLLPGSLVMGLLMPVTGKLFDRFGAKWLAIIGLLITISTTLSFINLTDSTSYSYLVFMSTGRQIGMAMFLMPIQTAGLNQLPAKLNAHGTAISNTVKQVAGAIGTSLLVTIMTNRTTTHFKDLMITTGEKSSNQQHMMMEASIQGINDTYLVIVGIGIIALLLSLFIKKVGRAADKDSEMQPTTKLNNLKVKEG; translated from the coding sequence ATGATTTTCGGAGCATTCCTTGCGACGCTAAATCAGACGGTCATGGGCGTTGCCATGCCGGAACTAATGAATAATTTTAACATCACCGCTGCAACAGCTCAATGGCTGACAACAGGCTATTTGCTCGTTAACGGTGTGCTTATTCCGATTACGGCCTATTTGATGCAGCGTTTTACTACCCGCCAGCTTTTCCAGACATCCATGTTCATCTTTCTTGCTGGAACTATTGTCGCGGCCATCGCGGGAAGCTTCCCCGTACTGCTGAGTGGACGTTTGATTCAGGCAACCGGTGCAGGCATAATTATGCCGCTGTTGATCAATGTCATTTTAACGCTGTTTCCTCCCCAAAAGAGAGGCGCTGCCATGGGTATGGTCGGTCTGGCCATTATTTTCGCTCCTGCAATTGGGCCTACTCTGGCCGGATATATTCTGGAGCATTACAGCTGGGAAACTATGTTTTATGGTATCATTCCCCCCACTATCCTTGTTATTGTCTGCGGTTTTATATATTTGAAGAATGTATCGGAACGCTCCTATCCCAAGCTTGATGTAATCAGCGTCGCCTTATCCACAATCGGGTTTGGTGCTTTGCTATATGGTTTCAGCAGAGCCGGAAGTGTGGGGTGGTCGAGCACAGTGGTCTTACTGTCACTTGGTTCAGGTATCCTTTCCCTTGGCCTGTTTGTTTGGCGGCAACTGGCTTCCCAGAACCCGCTTCTTGATCTCCGGGCCTTCAAATACAATATGTTCTCCTTAACCATCGTCATAAATATCGCAGTTACAATTGTGATGTATGCGGATATGATTCTCCTTCCTCTGTACCTGCAGAATGCCCGCGGCTATTCAGCCATGGAATCCGGCTTGTTCCTGCTTCCCGGCTCGCTTGTAATGGGACTGCTGATGCCGGTCACCGGCAAGCTGTTTGACCGGTTCGGTGCGAAATGGCTGGCCATTATTGGACTGCTGATAACGATCTCTACGACCTTAAGCTTTATTAACTTAACTGATTCCACCAGCTACAGCTACCTGGTATTCATGTCTACAGGCCGGCAAATCGGAATGGCGATGTTCCTTATGCCTATACAAACCGCAGGGTTAAATCAATTGCCCGCGAAGCTTAATGCGCACGGTACTGCCATCTCCAATACCGTTAAACAAGTCGCCGGCGCCATAGGTACTTCATTGCTTGTAACAATCATGACGAATCGTACTACAACACATTTTAAGGACCTGATGATTACAACCGGAGAGAAGAGCTCAAATCAGCAGCACATGATGATGGAAGCCTCAATCCAGGGCATTAATGATACCTACCTCGTAATTGTAGGAATTGGCATAATCGCCCTACTACTCTCCTTGTTCATCAAAAAAGTTGGAAGAGCGGCTGACAAAGATTCTGAAATGCAGCCTACTACCAAGCTAAACAACTTAAAAGTAAAAGAGGGTTGA
- a CDS encoding ABC transporter permease, whose product MVEETNVEKSVSRGLMSMKPTIWKKMKGDITKYGPLYILALPGVLFLLLFSYFPMSGLILVFKNYNFKDGIFGSPWAGFDNFKFFYSSLDLAIRATRNTVMLNILFFVFTTVAAIAVAIMLNEIRSKLTIKVTQSALFIPFFISWVVIGSVLFAMLDYKNGLFNQIFEQIGLNPIDWYSNPYLWIPILVIASIWKGMGYNSIIYYAILTGFDNSIYEAAKIDGASRMQQIFKITIPLLKPTIIMLFLLAVGNMLKGDLSMIMGLTYLNPLLLPVTDIIDVFVYRTAVKTGEFAFSSAISLYQSVVGLLLILGANKIAGWYDKDSKLF is encoded by the coding sequence ATGGTGGAAGAAACCAACGTGGAAAAATCTGTGAGTAGAGGCCTGATGTCTATGAAACCAACGATTTGGAAAAAAATGAAAGGGGATATTACTAAATACGGACCACTATATATTTTAGCATTGCCAGGTGTACTTTTTTTGCTTTTGTTTTCGTACTTCCCAATGTCTGGACTCATTCTGGTTTTTAAAAATTACAATTTTAAAGATGGAATTTTTGGGAGTCCATGGGCTGGATTCGATAACTTCAAGTTTTTTTATTCTAGTCTGGATTTGGCGATAAGAGCGACTCGCAACACTGTTATGCTTAATATTCTGTTTTTTGTGTTTACGACCGTTGCAGCAATTGCCGTTGCTATCATGCTAAACGAGATCCGTAGTAAATTAACTATTAAGGTGACACAGAGTGCCTTGTTCATACCATTTTTTATTTCTTGGGTGGTTATAGGTTCAGTACTTTTCGCGATGCTGGATTATAAAAATGGCTTGTTTAACCAAATATTCGAGCAAATTGGCCTCAACCCGATTGATTGGTATTCGAATCCATATCTTTGGATTCCTATATTGGTGATCGCTAGTATATGGAAAGGGATGGGGTATAACTCTATTATTTATTATGCAATATTAACAGGATTTGATAATTCTATATATGAAGCCGCTAAAATCGATGGAGCAAGCAGGATGCAGCAAATATTCAAAATAACGATACCGCTGTTAAAACCAACGATAATTATGTTGTTTCTGCTTGCGGTCGGGAACATGTTGAAAGGTGACCTCAGCATGATTATGGGGTTAACTTATCTCAATCCCCTTCTGCTTCCGGTCACGGATATTATCGATGTATTTGTCTATAGAACTGCTGTTAAAACAGGTGAATTCGCTTTTTCATCCGCCATTTCACTTTACCAGTCTGTAGTTGGACTTCTTTTAATACTAGGAGCTAACAAAATTGCCGGGTGGTACGACAAGGATAGCAAACTTTTTTAG